The genomic window AAGCCCTGATCGAGGGCTGGAGCGACGCCGACCTGGAGCTGCTCAACCGTGGCGGGCACGACGTCAACAAAGTCTACGCGGCGTATTCGTCGGCCATTCAGCACAAGGGCAGCCCCACCGTCATCATTGCCCGCACCATCAAGGGGTACGCGCTGGGCGAGAGCGCCATGGCCCGCAACGTCGCCCACAACGTCAAGAAGCTGGACTTCGGGGCGCTCAAAACGCTGCGCGACACCCTCAAATTGCCGCTCACCGACGATCAGGTCGAGCACCTGGACTACTACACCCCCGGCCCTAATTCACCGGAGGTCAAGTACATCTTGGAGCGCCGCGCCGCGCTGGGCGGGCAAATTCCGGCTCGCCACGTCGAGTACCAGATGCCCGAGGTGCCGGGACAGGACTTTTATCAGGAGTTCACCAAGGGCAGCGGCGAACGCGAGGTCAGCACCACCATGGCACTGGTGCAAGTCATCAGCAAATTGCTGCGCGACAAAGAACTGGGCAAACTGATCGTGCCGATTGTGCCGGATGAAGCCCGCACCTTCGGGATGGACGCGCTGGTGCCGCGCATCGGCATCTACTCGCCGCGTGGGCAGACCTACAAGCCGGTCGACAGCGGCTCGCTGATGGCGTACAAGGAATCCAAAGACGGGCAGATGCTCGAAGAAGGCATCACCGAAGACGGCGCGACGGCCTCTTGGATCGCGGCGGGAACGTCATATGCCACTCACGGTGTGCCGACCATTCCCTTTTACGTGTTCTACAGCATGTTCGGCCTCCAGCGCGTAGGCGACTTGATCTGGGCCGCCGCCGACCAAAAAGCCAAGGGCTTCCTGATCGGCGCAACCGCTGGGCGCACCACTTTGGCAGGCGAAGGCCTCCAGCACCAAGACGGCAACAGCCTCTTGCAAGGCTACGTGGTACCCAACCTGCGGATGTACGACCCGGCGTTTGCCTATGAGCTGGCCGCCATCGTGGAAGACGGCATCAAAAAGATGTACGTGGACGGCGAGGACGTTTTTTACTACATCATGGTGGACAACGAAAACGAGATTCAGCCTGCCGCGCCCGACATCGAGGGGCTGCATGACGCCATCGTCAAGGGCCTCTACCGTTTTCAGAAGTCCGAGAACAAAGCCAAATTGCGGGCCCAACTGCTGGCCAGTGGCCCGGCGATGGGCGCGGCGCAAGAAGCCGTCAAATTGCTCGAAGGTTACGGCGTGGCCGCCGACATCTGGAGCGTGACGAGTTACAAGCAGCTGCACCAAGAAGCGCTGGCCGTGCAGCGCCGCAACATGCTGCACCCCACCGCCACTCAGGAAGTCAGCTACGTGGCCCAGCAGCTCAGCAAAGACAACGCCCCCGGCGTGCTGGTGTCGGTCAGCGATTATGTCAAGCTCGGCGCGGACGGCCTCAACGGCCACCTCGACCGCAAGCTGTGGACGCTGGGCACCGACGGCTTTGGGCGCAGTGAAGCCCGTGCAGAGCTGCGCGACTTCTTTGAAGTGGACGCCAAACACGTCACGGTGATGGCGCTCTACGCCCTGCTGCGCGACGGCAAGGTCAAAGGCGAGGTGGTGGCCAAAGCCATCAGCGACTTCGGGATTGATCCTGAGCGGTTGGCTCCGGTGGTTCGCTAAAACTTGTCCCTCTGCTCCTATGAGCCCCTCTCCTTCAAGGGGAGGCGCCCCGTAGAAGCGGAGGGACACTACGCGGTTGCCCTTCCCCCACAACCCACACCCCAAAAGGAAGTCCCCATGCCAACAGAAATCAAACTCCCCGAAGTGGGCGACAACATCGAGCAGGGCACCGTCGTCAGCATTCTCGTTCAAGCTGGCGACACCATTGAAGCGGGTCAGGCCGTCATTGAAATCGAAACCGACAAAGCCGTGGTGGAAGTCCCCGCCGAAGCGGGCGGCACCGTGGCCGAAATTAAAGTCAAGGTGGGCGACAGCGTGCCGGTGGGCGGCGTCATTTTGACGTTAGGCGGTGACGCGACTCCCACTCAGGCCGTTCCTGCCGCTTCTCCCAGTCAAGGCGGCGGCGATGAGGCCATGCTGGTGGAATCCGCTCCAGTGGCCGTGCCCACCGCCGTGCAGCAGCCCACCCCCCAGCAGTCCGCGCCAGCCAGCCAAGCAAGCAGCGGCGCGGGGCAAGATGTGGTTTTGCCGGATGTGGGCGACAACATCGAGCAGGGCATCATCGTCAGCGTGCTGGTCAGCGCGGGCGACGATATTACTGAAGGGCAGGCGATCATGGAGCTGGAAACCGACAAAGCGGTGGTGGAAGTGCCGTCCAGCGCGGCGGGCAAAGTCGCTTCGGTGTCGGTCAAGGTGGGCGATTCGGTCAAAATCGGCGGCGTACTGCTGACCCTTGCCGGTGAAACTGGAGCGGGCAGCGCGGCTGCTCCGGCGCAAAGCGCACCTGCTCCGAGTGAGCAAGCTCCCACGCCCACTCAAACGAGCGCCGACAACATTACCGATCAGCCCAACTTGCCTCCCGCCGCCAGAACGGGCGGAGCCATCGGCTCAGTGGAGCCAGCGCCCGGCACCTACAACACCCAGACTTTTGACGGACGCGAGGTGGTTCACGCGGCTCCCAGCGTACGCCGCTTGGCCCGTGAACTCGGCGTCAACATCAAGTCGGTGCACGGTGCAGGCCCGGCAGGCCGCATCAGCGCTGAGGACGTGCAGCAAGCAGCCAAGGGCGGAGGCGGAGGCGGCGCACCCGTTCAGGCTGCTCAGGCCCAACCCGTTGCCCAGCCGGTTCAGTCTGCTGTCGCTGCTCAGGCTCCCGCTCCGCAAGCGGCCACCGCGCCCAGCGCCACCAAGTTGCCTGACTTTGCCAAATGGGGCACGGTGCGCCGCGAGGACATGTCGGGCATTCGCAAAGCCACCGTCCGCAGCATGAACGCTTCGACGAGCATTCCGATGGTCACGCACTTTGACAAAGCCGACGTGACCCGCATGGAAGAAGTCCGCAAGCAGTTCGGCGCAAGGGTAGAGAAAGCCGGCGGCAAGCTCACCATGACCCACATCCTGATGAAAGTGGTGGCCAACACCCTGCGTAAGTTCCCCAAATTCGGCGCGAGCTTGGACTTGGACAATCAGCAGGTCATCTACAAGGACTATGTCAACTTGGGCGTGGCCGTGGACACCCCCAACGGCCTACTGGTGCCGGTACTGAAAAATGCGGATCGCCTCAGCATCACCGAGATGGTGTTGGAGCTCAATGAATTGGCTGGACGCGCCCGTGACCGCAAGCTCAAGCCCGACGAAATGCAGGGCGCGACCTTTACTATCAGCAACCTCGGCGGCATCGGCGGTTACGCCTTCACGCCGATTGTCAACGCGCCGGAAGTCGCCATTCTGGGTGTTTCACGTGGCGGCTTCGAGCCGGTCTGGAACCGTGAGACCGAGTCGTTTGAACCGCGCAACATGCTGCCGCTCTCGCTCAGCTACGATCACCGCTTGATTGACGGTGCAGACGCGGCCCGCTTCGTTCGGGCGATTGCCGAGAGCTTAGAAGACCCGTTCTTGATTTCGTTGTAGAAGCCGCTCAATGATGGCTCCCGCTGAAGTTGGCGGGGGCTTTTTTTAACCAAACATTTGTGTAAAATAAGAATTATGAAGAAATTGTGGTTCGCTGCCAGTTTACTGCTCGCCTCCTGCGCTCCTACTCTGACCGCCGCCCCTACGCCCATAGCGGGTGAAGTCGTTGTAGAAGCAAATTTACCCACATTTACTTCTATCTCAGATCTTTTTACAGCTAGCAATAAGGCATTGTTGGGTGACACTGAATCCATAATATTGCTCTCGCTTCTTCCAAAAGGAGATGAAGGTTTAAATAATGAATCCAGAGCGGGTGTCAAAGGAATCACCACAGTGCAAGATTTATTTCTGAAAACGGACGAAGATTCTGCTATACCACCCAATTATAATACTTATTACGCTTCTCAGAAAGCCAAAGGGCCAAAGAGCGGTGGCGATTCTCTCAAAATGCTGAGTCAGCAGGGCGCTCCCGCTCATATCCAGACAACTTGGCAAGCCACCGAAATAAACGGCAAAAATACTATTGATCTGATCTGGGAAACCAAACCTTTAGGCGATAAGTTCCTGAGTGTTAAAATCGAAGCGTCAGCCACTGACCCAGCCATCAATGTCCGCGCTATTGAGGATAGATGGATAGGCGAGTTTCTCAAAAATCCCGGTATTAAACTGGTTGCCAGCGGACGTTAAGCCGTCCAAAGATTAAGCCCCCGCTAACGTTCGGCGGGGGGTTTTATGTTGATTTATCGGACAATCAGTCTAAAAAGCCTGCGCTACTTTCATACACACCCACCCCAGCACCATGCACGTCGGCAAAGTAATCACCCAAGCTGCGACGATGCGGCCTGCGACTTGCCAGCGCACCGCCTTGAAGCCTTTGGTGGCTCCCACACCCATAATGCTGGTGGAAATCACGTGGGTGGTGCTGACCGGAATGCCCAGAGCGCTGGCTCCCTCGATGATTGCGGCGGCGCTCATTTCGGCCACGAAGCCGTCAATCGGGCGCAGTTCCACCACCCCAAAGCCCATGGTTTTGATGATTCGCCAGCCGCCCACCGCCGTGCCGAGGCCCATGGCCGCAGCCGCCGCCAGAATAATCCACAGCGGCACATGGTCAGGTTGGGTGCCGAGGTAGGCCGAGACCGCCAGCGTCATGATGCCCATGGTTTTTTGGGCGTCGTTGCCACCGTGACTGTAAGCCATAAACGCCGCCGACAAAATCTGCAAGCGCCCGAACACCCGCGTGACAGTGCGGGGGCGCATCCGGCGGGCAATGAGCCACACCACCAAGAACATCAGCAAAATGGGAATCAGAAAACCCAGAACCGGCGAGGTCACCAGGCCCGCCAGCGTTTTGTTGACGCCTTTGGGAATCACCGCCGCCCAGCCGCCCGCCGCCACGCCAGCGCCCACCAAACTAAACACCAGCGCGTGGCTGCTGCTGCTGGGAATGCCCTTCCACCACGTCAGCAAATTCCAGATGATGGCGCTGACCAGCGCGGCGGCCACCAGCGTCAGCGAGGCGACGTCGGGGGCGATAATGTCTTTGTAAACCGTTTTGGCCACAGCGGTGCCGGTCAGCGCTCCGACGACGTTGAGCACGGCGGCCATAGCAATCGCCTGAGCGGGCGTCAGCACTTTGGTGGCAATTGACGTGGCGATGGCGTTGGCGGTGTCGTGAAAGCCGTTGATGAAATCGAAGACCAGCGCCAGGGCAATGATGCCGACGAGAGCAAGCAGCGCGGTGGTCATCAAGCGTTTTTGAGCAGAATGTTTTCGACCGTCTTGGCAACCCGCTGGGCCTGATCCGAGGCGTCTTCGAGGAGCGAGATGATTTCCCCGGCTCTGGTGGCCTGAATCATCTGCTGCACGTCCGTCACGCCGTCATACAGCGCGGCCTGCGCGGCGTCGCTGATGGTGTCGCCGTCATCTTCTAAGGTGCGGACTTCGGTGGCCAGCGCGGCCAGCTCCGGCACCCGCTTTTTGTCTTCGATCAGCGGCATGGCTTTGGCCAGCACCACGCACTGGCGCTCCACCACTTCGGCGAGTCGGCGCATGGCGTCTGTCGGGGCAACTTTGTAAAGCCACAGCTTGCGGCCTGCTTCTTCGATAAAGTCGGTCAGATCATCAAGCTCGGCGTTCAAACTAATAATGTCTTCGCGGTCAAACGGTACGATAAACGAATCGATCAGCATCTGGGTGACCTGTCCCGCCAAGCTGTCTCCAGCGTGCTCCAAGTCGCGCAGGGTAGTGACATGCCCGCTGAGGTCGCCGGACGCAGACAGCAGGGTGAGCAGTGCGTGGGCAGTCTGCTGGGCATTTTGGGCCTGTGCGGCGAACAGCTCACCGAATTTCTCGTTCTTGGGCATGAAGCGTGATAAAACCATGACTTAAGCTAGCGGTTTTGCCCCTCCAAATGTCAGTCTTTTATCAGATGAGGCCAGCGGCGCTGCGCTTCATGGCCGGACTCACGGCAGCTTGACCCGCCAGTCCTGACTTTCCCAGTTTTGTCCTGAGCGCCGCGTGAAGTGCAGCTCTCCCTTACCCGCCAACTCCTGCGCCGTGAACTTGACTTGCCACAGTCCGAAGGCGTCCAGAGCGGCCTCGCGGTCTTGGACGCCCGTCCACTGCTGAGCGTCCCCGAAACCGAAGTGCAGCGTAAACGGCTGGTTGCCCTGAATGCACAAGTCCAGATTTGCAGTCAGCTCAAAGACCGGCGCGTTGGTCGTCCAAAACGTGACTTTGGGCGCGGGAGTGGCGACCAGGTAGCGGTCTCGCACGGCGTCCAGCGCTTCGTAAGGCTGCTGGTGCTGCCGCGCCCACAAGAGCTTGATGAACTCGGCGTGCGCCCACACCAGCGGCATGGCGCTGCCCGCCGGTTTGCCGGGCTCAAACAGCTTGACGGGAGCGGTGTCCCAGACTTGCTCAGGAAAAAGGCCGCCGTCGCCGCTGGACTTCATCATGGCCGCCAAATACTCATCCGCCGATCCACCGGACAACACCGCCAGATGCCCGCGCTCACCAGTGAGTAAGGGCCAGGGCCGCCCAATACCGTCGTTCTGGCCCAAAAAGGGGCCGCCGTCAGCAGTGTTGCCATAGCCGTCGTGCTGATAGCGGTAATACAGCGGGCCGCTGGGCGTCTCACAGCGCAGTTCGCCGTCCACCACTTTGAGGCTGTTTTGAATGCGCGGATCGGCGGCGTTTCTCATGCCCATCCTGACCAGATACCCGAAATCCAAGCTGACCAACTCGCCCGCTTTGACGGTGATATTGGCGGTGTTGGCAATAGTTACGTCTTGCTGGCCGGGGTGCTCGGCGGCCTGCGGCGCGATGCGGATGTAGTAGCCGTCCACGCCGTACTTGGCGGCCAGGGGGGCGTCGTCCCCGCTCACGTAACACCAGCCTTCCAAACGGGCGTTCCAGTCGTCGGCGATGGCCAGAGCGGTTTGGGCTTCCTCGGCGCTCAGCCAAGGCACTGCCGCCACCAATCCGGCGATCATGATGGCCAGGGTGTAGGCGCTGACGCCGCTGTTTTCCTCCCAGCGGTCTTCCTGACTGACTGGGCCGTGCCGCGCCAGATACCCGGCTGCCCTTTGCGCCGCCCACTCCAAAGCGCTGCGGGTGAAGTTGTCGTCTTGTTCGAGGTCACGCAGCTTGGCCATCAAGATCAGCACGAAGGCGGTTTCGTCGAGCTGATCGCCCGACCAGTACGGCTCACCGTTGGGATACAGATTTTGCGGCCAGTGTCCATCCGGCGACTGCGCGGCCAGCAGATAATTGAGGCTGCGAACCGCGTCGTTGACCTGCCCAACGGCCAACAGTGCGGTGGCGGCCTCGACCATGTCGCGGGGCCACACCAGATGGTAGCCGCCCAAACTGCTGTGGGCCTGCCCGAACGGCACGCTGAGGCTGGCCACAATCGCGCCGGAAAAATCGCTGCCTTCGTGCACCCGAATGACTTGGGCGCTCAGGCGGGCGCGGGCTGTTTCGGCGTCGCCCGCGCTCGGCAGCCTCAGGCGCGAAGTCCAGGTTTGCCAAGTCGCCAAAAATTCTTCCCGCTGCAAGGCGTAGGGGCGCTGGAGACTGCTACGGGCGTGAATGGCCGCGCCCGCCGCGTGATGAGCAAAGGCCAGCGCCAGCGTGCCGCGCGGCTGAGTCAGTTCGGCCATCAGCGCCACGTTGCCGTGTTCGGCTTTGCCGTATTGCCAGGTCATTTCGCCGTTCTGGTTAAAGTCTTGCCAACCGTCGCTGACGCCCACAAATCCGGCGCTGGTTTTGCCGAAATCACCATCGGCCAAAAAGGCCAGAGAAGCGTCACCTTGCTGAGCGTACAGCACGCCGCCTTCTATCCAAGCGGTGTTGTCTTCGCCGGAGTCGGCCAAGTGCGGAGCCAGCAGCGCGTAGAGCGTGCCGCCGCTCAACTCATAGCGGATCAGCAGCGAGTCGTTTTCTACCGACGGCATGATTTCCAGCTTGAGGCTGAAGGCGGGGTCACGTGCCAGGCGGTGTTCAATGCTGATCAGCGGGCCGTCTTCGTGGGGCGTCAGGCTGTAGATGCAGTCACGCTTGATGTCCACCCAGCCGTCAGCGGTCTTGACGATAAAGGTCAAATCGCGGACTTGCGGCTCACCGCTTGACGGCCAGTAAACTTCATTGACCACGCCGTAGCCGACAGCGGCCCGCACCCGTCCGCCGCCGAGTGCGCCGGTCACGGCGTCTTTGTCGCTGCTCGTCCAAGACGGTTTGAGGCCGGGGCGTCCGGGGGCTTCGGCGGCGTGCGGCTGAGGGTGGGCGCTGGGGTGAGACATGGTTCCTCCAATGTAGACCTCTAAGCTCAAGCGCGGTTATCACAGTGAAGTGAAATCGGCGGGCAAAGCTACCGAACACGCAACTTTTTGAGCGCCCGGTGCATACTCGGAGGTGATATGGATCCCGATTCCAAACAACCCTCACCCAAAGCCGCTTGGATGCCCAGCGTGGCCGCCGAAACACTCAAAAGCTCGGAGCGGCAGCTTCCCGGTGGGCGGTACGGACGGGCTGGACTCAACGTGATCTTCTGGCTTTATCTAGGAGCGCAGATGACACTCGAAGCCAAGAATCCGCTCATGCGGTGGGGCTTTCTGGGTTTGTGGCTCGTCTCCGGCCTTATTCTAGTAGCGCGTTGGCGCTGGGAGCAAGAACACCCAGAACAACGCTCTCCGTTGGATTTTCAGTTCATGTGGAAATATTTGGCCTTCATGGTCATCTGGACAGGGCTTTTGCTCTTGGTTGACAGCTTTTATTCTGGTGGGCAGCGCTCAGACTTGCGCGTGCCGTTGGTGGGCCTGCTGCTCGGCAGCTTAATCTGGCTCGTTCAGTCATGGCATCGGCGCCCCACTCAAGGCCCGTAACGCCGCTCAGTCGGCAGTTCGGCTCCGTCGTGAATGGCCTGCGCCACTTGTTTGGCCAGCGGGAAATCCACCGCCGCGTACCAAGCTTCTTCCATCACGCCATTCCTCGTGTGGTAACAAGTCATCACCGGCCCGGATTTGCAGCCGCCCAGGCAGCCGGATTCGGTCAGACGGACACTGCCGCCCGCCTTGTAGTAGGCGAGCTTGTCTTGCTCAAGCGCGTTCCAGACAGCGCGGTAAAGGAGATCGGAGCCGCGAGCTTTGCAGTTGCTGTTCTGACAGATCAGCAGGTGGCCGGTGGTGGGAAAATAGCGTGGGGCAGACATAGGCTCCTGAGCTTACAGGTTCGCGCCCTCCCCGTTGCCCTGACTTGTGACAAAGTGACGGCGCTAGAGTAAGTCCATGCCGCTCCGTAGCCTCCTGCTCGCCCTGATGATCACTTTTATCTGGGGTGTCAATTTCGTCGTCATCAAACTCAGCGTCAGTGAAGCGCCGCCGCTGCTGGTGGCCGCCTTGCGGTTTGCCCTCGCCGCGCTGCCTGCCATCTTTTTTATTCCGCGTCCCCAGATGCGTTGGCAAACTTTTTTGGGCTACGGCCTCGCGGTGGGCGTGATGCAGTTCGGTCTGCTATATTTGGCTATTCAGCTCGGCCTCAGCGCTGGACTGGCGAGTTTGCTGATGCAGATGCAGGCCTTTTTTACAGCGATGCTGGCGGCTTTCTTGTGGCGCGAGCGGCTGCCCGCCAACCAGATCGCGGGGATAGCGCTGGCCTTTACGGGCATGGCGGTCATCGGTTTGCTGGCCGATCACCACACCAGCATCGTTGGCTTGGTTCTGGTCTTGGTCGCCGCTCTCGGCTGGGCCATCAGCAACGTGCTGGTCAAGTCGGCGGGCAAAGCCAATATGCTCAGCTTGGTGGTGTGGTCGGCGCTGATTCCGCCGGTTCCCCTGACCCTGATGACCGGCCTGACCAGCGGCTGGGCCAGCATAGGTCACACGCTGACGCAGAGCAGCCTCGGCTTTTGGGCGGCGGTGGCCTTCATGGGGTACTTCAACACGGTGCTGGGCTTCGGTGTTTGGAATTGGCTCATTCAGCAGCACGGAGCCAGCCGCGTCGCGCCGCTGTCGCTCTTGGTGCCGGTGTTCGGAATGGTCAGCAGCGCTCTGTATTTTCAAGAAACCTTTCCGCCACTCAAGGTACTGGGGGCCGTGTTGGTGTTCGTGGGCTTGTTGGTGCATGTCTTTGGGGGCCGGATCGTGGAGCGCTGGAAGGTGCAGGGCGTGGAGGCCTGAGTCATACTAGACGCGCTCGAACCGCAGGAGAGCAGCGCGGCGAGAAGAGTTTTAAAGCCACTCCACGAAGAAGCGCTTGAACCGGCCTTCCGGGACGAAACGCAGCAACCACCGGCCCAGCGCCGTGAGCAACACGAACGTCGCCGCCACACTGACCAGAGCAATCGGCAACTTCCTCAAAAAGTCCGCCGTCCCCGAACTCAGTGACAGCACCACCGCCGTGATGACTATCGCCACCCAGTGCCAACCCGAAACACACAGAAAATGCATCTCTCCAGCTTAGCCCTCCGGCACCACCACCAAGCGCCCTCCGTGCCGAATCACGTCTACCTGCACGCCGTAGACCGCTGCCAAATGCTGGGGCGTCAGCACGCTTTCGGCGCTGCCCTGCGCCACCACTCGCCCTTGATGCAGCAGCAGCAGGTGATCGGCGCGGGCGGCCAAGTTGAGGTCGTGCAGCACCGCCACCACGCCCAGGCCGCTCCCCGCTTCTTGCCGCAGCGTTTCGATCAAGTTCAGCGCGTAGGCCAGATCGAGGTGGTTGGTCGGTTCGTCCAGCAGCAAGAACTGTGGATTGGCAGCCAGAGCGCGGGCCAATGACACGCGCTGCTGCTCGCCGCCCGACAATTCGGCCACCGCTCTATCGGCAAAGTGGGCGGTGTCGGTGCGCTGCATGGCGCGGTCGATGGCCTGTTCATCATCCAAGCTGAGACTGCCCAAAGACAGCGGATGGTGCGGAAACAGTCCCCACAACCACTCGCCCGCTCCGCGCCCCAGCGCCACCACGTCGCGCACTTTGGTTTCGGTGGGCAGCGCTTCCGTTTGGGCCAAATACGCCAGCGAGCGGGCACGTTCACGGCGCGAGTAGTCCGGCAAAGCGCGGCCCTGATACTGGACTTCGCCGCTCTGCACCGGCGTCAGGCCCGCCAGCGCCCGCATCAGCGTGGACTTGCCCGCTCCGTTTGGCCCGATGATGGCCGAGAAGAGCCCGCGTTCAAAAGCGGCGCTGACTTGCTTCACCGCCAGCAGATCGCCTGCCTTGACCGAGAGGTTGAGTGCTTCCAGCATTATGTTTTTTGCCGCCTAAGCAGATAAAGGAAAAACGGGCCGCCCAGCAAAGTCGTGACCACACCCACCGGCAACTCGGCGGGGCGGGTCAGGGTGCGGGCCAGCAAGTCCGACAAGACCAGCAGGGTGCCGCCCGCCACTGCCGAAACAGGCAGCAGCACCCGGTAGTCCGCGCCCCACAGCCGCCGCACCAGATGGGGCGTGACCAATCCCACGAAGCCGATAATGCCCGCGTAACTGACCGCTCCCGCCGTGCAGAGGCTCGCGGCGATGATGACCAGCAGACGCAGGCGCTCGACCGGCAAGCCCAAACTGCGGGCCGTCAGGTCTCCGAGTTGCAAGGTGTTGAGGGCTTTGGACAGCAGCAGCAGCACCCCGCCACCGATCAGCACGTAGGGCAGCAGGCGGCCCACCTGCGGCCAGCCCGCGAAGGCCAGATTGCCCAGCGTGAAGGCAAAGACCTGACGGATGCGGTCTTCGCTTTGCAGCAGCAAGTAAGTGGTGAAGGCCGTGAGGATGCTGCCCACCACCACGCCAGCCAGAATTAAGCGGGCGGGCGGCAAGCGGCCACCTTCGCGGGCAATCGCCAGCGCGATAAAGACGCTCAGCAGCGCCCCCGAGAGGGCAAACAGCGGCAGCCACAAGGTCGTCAGCCCCAGCGCGATCACCAGCGTCGCGCCCAGCCCCGCGCCACTTGCCACGCCCATCAGGTAGGGGTCGGCCAACGGGTTGCGGAAAACGGCTTGAAAGGCCCCGCCGCTCACAGCCAATGCCGCGCCCACCAAAAAGCCCAGCGCCACACGCGGCAATCTCAGTTGCCAAACGATCACGTCGTTGCCACTCAGTTCGGCTCCGCTCAGCCCATGCCTGATGGCCTGCAGGGTTTCGGCGGGCGAGATAGGGACGCTGCCGAGGCCGACAGCCAGCAGGGCAGTCACGAGGGCGGCGGCGAGCAGCAGCAGGGTGGGGAGAGAGATGAGCGCCAGACGACGAGAAACTGTAATCGCTGCGCTCACTTCACTCCCTCTCCTGCGGCTCTGCACCCGTCCCGACCTTACTTGAACAGTTCAGGATGCACCACTTTGGCCAGCCCTGCCAGCGCCTGCGGCAAACGTGGCCCCGGACGGGAAAGGAGCTGATCGAGCGCTTTGTCTTCCACCACACGGCCCAGCTTGACGGCGGGAATGGTGTTCCAGCCGGGGCGGGCTTTAGCGGCAGCGAGGTTCATTCCAAAAATAAACTGCGGGGCCGACTTGACCACCAATTCAGGGCTGATCTTGGGAAAGTCGCCCAAGCTGGCCGGAATGATATTGATGGCCCCCGCTTTGGTCA from Deinococcus detaillensis includes these protein-coding regions:
- a CDS encoding ABC transporter ATP-binding protein translates to MLEALNLSVKAGDLLAVKQVSAAFERGLFSAIIGPNGAGKSTLMRALAGLTPVQSGEVQYQGRALPDYSRRERARSLAYLAQTEALPTETKVRDVVALGRGAGEWLWGLFPHHPLSLGSLSLDDEQAIDRAMQRTDTAHFADRAVAELSGGEQQRVSLARALAANPQFLLLDEPTNHLDLAYALNLIETLRQEAGSGLGVVAVLHDLNLAARADHLLLLHQGRVVAQGSAESVLTPQHLAAVYGVQVDVIRHGGRLVVVPEG
- a CDS encoding FecCD family ABC transporter permease, whose translation is MSAAITVSRRLALISLPTLLLLAAALVTALLAVGLGSVPISPAETLQAIRHGLSGAELSGNDVIVWQLRLPRVALGFLVGAALAVSGGAFQAVFRNPLADPYLMGVASGAGLGATLVIALGLTTLWLPLFALSGALLSVFIALAIAREGGRLPPARLILAGVVVGSILTAFTTYLLLQSEDRIRQVFAFTLGNLAFAGWPQVGRLLPYVLIGGGVLLLLSKALNTLQLGDLTARSLGLPVERLRLLVIIAASLCTAGAVSYAGIIGFVGLVTPHLVRRLWGADYRVLLPVSAVAGGTLLVLSDLLARTLTRPAELPVGVVTTLLGGPFFLYLLRRQKT
- a CDS encoding EamA family transporter — its product is MPLRSLLLALMITFIWGVNFVVIKLSVSEAPPLLVAALRFALAALPAIFFIPRPQMRWQTFLGYGLAVGVMQFGLLYLAIQLGLSAGLASLLMQMQAFFTAMLAAFLWRERLPANQIAGIALAFTGMAVIGLLADHHTSIVGLVLVLVAALGWAISNVLVKSAGKANMLSLVVWSALIPPVPLTLMTGLTSGWASIGHTLTQSSLGFWAAVAFMGYFNTVLGFGVWNWLIQQHGASRVAPLSLLVPVFGMVSSALYFQETFPPLKVLGAVLVFVGLLVHVFGGRIVERWKVQGVEA